The Siphonobacter curvatus DNA window CCTTCTGGGCCTGGGTACGCAGGGCGAATGGTTTGGTCAGCAGGTAGGCTTGGAAATTCGGTACCAGACGGGTTTGTTAAATGTGGTTAGTCCCACCATGACCGGAAAGCAACGGGGTCGTATGGAATTCTTTCAGGCCTCTGTTCTTTACTACTTACCCTTATGAAGCAAATTCTATTCTTTATCCTGTTGAGTAGCTCCGTGTATGCTCAGGTGAACCAACGCCGGGGGTATACGAACCATACGGAGATGGGTATATTACTGGGCCGGGTAGCGTTCAACAACCAGCCGGCCATAAGCAAAGCCAGTTTTTCAGCACTGACTTTTAACGGATACCGATTCATTCCCGCTTTGGCCGTAGGACTCACGGTCGGCGTGGATGCGTATCGAACGCAAATGATTGTACCGCTATCGCTCGGGTTACGGGGCGATTTCCTGAAAAATCAAAAAGTGACGCCTTTTTACGCTATTGACGTCGGCAAGGGCATGACTGGGCTGATCAAAAACAACACGCTTTCCTATAAGCGAGGCGGTCTTCACCTGAACCCGGCTTTGGGCTTACGCTTTGCTACGGGAGGCGGTTCGAGTTTGAGCTGGAGTGTAGGGTACAAACGTCAGTTGTTATCCAGCGGTACCGAAAACGGCTACGGCGAAGGCGTATACTATGATTATGCGTACAATCGCTTCTCGATGCGAATGGGAATGAGCTTTTGAATCGAAAAGAGCCGGTTTACGCCGGTTCCTGTTGACTTTTTATTTGGTGTTAAGGCGAACAAGCCCGGAGTCTTTGCTCCGGGTTTTGTATTGCTTACCAGCGCCATTCTTTGCCGAGCATAAGTTCGTCCTTCAAACCCTGTTTTTCCAGAAACGCTTTCGTTTGTTCAAAAGTAAGTTTACGAGCGGGTAGTTCGGGTGCATTCGCCAGGGCGTACAACATCATGGCCGTGTAGCGAACCGTATTACGCAAGCCTTCTTTATCCACTTTATCAAACGTATCCAGATTGGTGTGGTAGGTACGACCTACCGTTGGTGGTAAATGACCTAGCGGCGTTAGCGTCGGAATACCTTCCAGCATAAAAGGCTGATGATCGGAATGTAAACCGGCCCGATTCATGATTTCATTTTTATAGTTGGGCTCTACGGCCTGAATCTGAGTGCCTATCTGGTTGCAAAAAGCTTCCATGGCGTCCCAGCCAGAAATATTCATCCCGGAAGGCTGATTGGTCATATCCAGATTAATCATGTATTGAATGCGGTCCAGCGTATTGGTCTGTTTGGCGGTCTTCACGTAGGCTTTAGATCCTAGCAATCCCTGCTCTTCACCCATGAATAAAACGAACTCTATCGTCCGGCGGGGCTTCAGGTTGAGTTTTTTCAGCGTACGGGCAATGTCCATAATCGCAAAGGATCCCAGGCCGTTGTCAATAGCTCCCGTAGCCAGATCCCAGCTGTCGAGGTGGGCTCCGATGACGATTTTATCTTTACTTCTTCCCTTGAGTGTCGCTACGATGTTTCGGGCCTGTACCTTCCGACTGTGGTTTCGCATCTCAACCAGAGCCATGAGTTTTTCTTCCGTCATCCATTCCCGAATCCGCTGACCGCTTTCCAGCGAAATACAAACGGCTGGAATGGGAATCAACGAACCGGTTACGGAAGCAGTACCCGTTAGCAGTACATTTCCCGGAACGGTATTCACCATCACAATACCCGCGGCTCCGTACCGAGTGGCTAGAGCTGTTTTTTCCGAGCGGTGCAGATTTTTCGTTCCTGGAGCGGCTCCCAGTAATCCAAGGTTAGTCAATACCACCCGACCCGAGATGCGGGCTTTCTGAGCTTCAAAATCGGCTTCCAGACCATTGCCAACGTCAACAAGATCCGCACTTACATTTGCCTCCAGAGGGGAATGAGCCAGAGCTACGACGGGAATGTCCTGAAAATTGTCGCTTTTGCGGGGAGCAATGGCCAGGGTTACCGTATCACGACTCCAGGCTTCCAGATCGAAAGGCTGGTAAGACACGTCACGAAAGCCGTAACTTCTGAGTAGATCGTACGCATAGGTTTCCGCTTTTTGCCCGTTAGGACTACCCGTAAGCCGATGTCCGATTAAACGAGTAGCCTCACCCAGTTTCTCGTAAGCCTGAGAACGCTCGTCAACTTCACTATTGATTCGGCTAAATACGCTACCAAGCTCATCGGGAAGAAGAGTTGAGGTGAGACAAGCCAGCACCACTGCGACCAAGGCGTAGCGGTATAAAGGGGATTTCATCGTGGGTATACAGTTCAATCGTTAAGGAATGAGAGTAGGCTTGTGACAAAAACCGTGCTTGCGGATAGGAAAGTTCACTGATTTGCTCCCATGGACGAACAAAAATAAACATTACAACTAGCTTATACAGAGGTTTGAAGGCGATTATCAAAAATAAATTTTCAAAAAAAGCAAGCAAAATCTTGACGAGGGCACCTGTTTATGCTACTTTTGCAATCCCAAAGCCAAAGATACCGAAGTGGTGGAATTGGTAGACACGCACGTTTCAGGGGCGTGTGTCTTTACGGACATGCGGGTTCGAGTCCCGCCTTCGGTACCACTTTACGAAAAGCCCGCTTCAAGCGGGCTTTTCGTTTTTTATGCCTCTTCTTTGACACAATAAAAAAGCTGTCAGCGAGAAGCTGACAGCCTAGTATACGTACTGCGTTAAAGACGTCTTTCTATACTTCTACCCCATTTAACCCTAAAGCACGAGCCGTCCGATCGCGGGATTTTTCCAGTAGAGCCGCATCTTTAGCTAGCGATTTTCCGTAGGAAGGAATCATTTCGCGTAGCTTTGACTGCCAAGCTTCGGAGCTTGATTTTTCAGCGAAACAACGCTTGAGTAAATCCAGCATGATAGCAACGGACGTGGAAGCCCCCGGAGAAGCTCCTAACAGGGCAGCAATAGAGCCGTCAGCGGCACTAACGACCTCCGTACCAAATTCCAGAATTCCGCCCTTTTTGGGGTCTTTTTTAATCACCTGTACCCGTTGACCAGCCACTTCGAGTTTCCAGTCTTCCAGGCGGGCCGAGGGCATATAATCTTTAAGAGCGTTCAGACGATCTTCCGGTGACTGACGCACCTGATCGATCAGATACTTGGTCAGCGGAATATTCTGAATACCTGCCGCCATCATGGGGCCAATGTTGTTCAGCTTGATTGATTTGGGTAAATCAAGGTACGAACCATTCTTCAAAAACTTCGTTGAGAAGCCAGCGTAAGGTCCGAAAAGCAATGCTTTCTTTCCATCAATCACCCGCGTATCCAGGTGAGGCACCGACATCGGAGGCGAACCAACGGCTGCTTTGCCGTATACTTTAGCCTGGTGACGTTCGATAATGGCCGGATCTGTACAAACCAGCCACTGACCGCTTACGGGGAATCCACCGAAGCCTTTTCCTTCCTTGATTCCTGATTTTTCGAGTAAGTGTAGCGAACCGCCACCCGCTCCAATGAATACGAAAGGCGTCAGTAAGTCACGCTTTTTACCACTCTTCCGGTTTTTTACCTCCACTTTCCAGCGACCGTCGCGTTGGCGATCAATATCGCGAACTTCATGATTGAGTGAAAGTGATATGCCAGGCAAACCTTTCAAATAGTTAAAGATACGCCGGGTAAGTTCACCAAAATTGACATCGGTACCAATGTCCATTCGGGTAGCGGCGATTTTTTCATTCGGGTCACGCCCTTCAGTGATAAGCGGAGCCCACTCGCCGATCTCTGCAGGATCTTCGGAGTATAGCATACCCTTGAAGAGGTGATTCTTCGTCAGGGCCTGATACCGTTTCTTCAGGTAATCCACATTGTCATTCCCCCAGACAAAACTCATGTGCGGTGTATTGACAATGAAGTCCTGCGGTGAAGTAACAATATTTTTTTCCACTAAATACGCCCAGAATTCGCGAGATAATTCAAACGACTCGGCAATCTTAATGGCTTTGTTAATTTCAACGGAACCGTCGGGTTTTTGCGGGGTATAGTTCAATTCGCAGAAGGCCGAGTGACCCGTACCCGCGTTGTTCCAGGCATCGGAACTCTCCGCAGTCACTACATCCAGGCGTTCAAAGATTTCAATCGTCAGGTCGGGTTGTAATTCTTTGAGCATCATCCCCAGGGTGGCACTCATAATCCCGGCACCAATCAATACGACGTCAGGGTCATTATTTACAGATTTTTTACTGGTATTCATAGGGAAATACGGTTACTTTCAATGGAATGAATCGGAGCCTTTCCGTTATGCTAACAAGTTTGTAATCAATCAAG harbors:
- a CDS encoding M20/M25/M40 family metallo-hydrolase, with product MKSPLYRYALVAVVLACLTSTLLPDELGSVFSRINSEVDERSQAYEKLGEATRLIGHRLTGSPNGQKAETYAYDLLRSYGFRDVSYQPFDLEAWSRDTVTLAIAPRKSDNFQDIPVVALAHSPLEANVSADLVDVGNGLEADFEAQKARISGRVVLTNLGLLGAAPGTKNLHRSEKTALATRYGAAGIVMVNTVPGNVLLTGTASVTGSLIPIPAVCISLESGQRIREWMTEEKLMALVEMRNHSRKVQARNIVATLKGRSKDKIVIGAHLDSWDLATGAIDNGLGSFAIMDIARTLKKLNLKPRRTIEFVLFMGEEQGLLGSKAYVKTAKQTNTLDRIQYMINLDMTNQPSGMNISGWDAMEAFCNQIGTQIQAVEPNYKNEIMNRAGLHSDHQPFMLEGIPTLTPLGHLPPTVGRTYHTNLDTFDKVDKEGLRNTVRYTAMMLYALANAPELPARKLTFEQTKAFLEKQGLKDELMLGKEWRW
- a CDS encoding malate:quinone oxidoreductase gives rise to the protein MNTSKKSVNNDPDVVLIGAGIMSATLGMMLKELQPDLTIEIFERLDVVTAESSDAWNNAGTGHSAFCELNYTPQKPDGSVEINKAIKIAESFELSREFWAYLVEKNIVTSPQDFIVNTPHMSFVWGNDNVDYLKKRYQALTKNHLFKGMLYSEDPAEIGEWAPLITEGRDPNEKIAATRMDIGTDVNFGELTRRIFNYLKGLPGISLSLNHEVRDIDRQRDGRWKVEVKNRKSGKKRDLLTPFVFIGAGGGSLHLLEKSGIKEGKGFGGFPVSGQWLVCTDPAIIERHQAKVYGKAAVGSPPMSVPHLDTRVIDGKKALLFGPYAGFSTKFLKNGSYLDLPKSIKLNNIGPMMAAGIQNIPLTKYLIDQVRQSPEDRLNALKDYMPSARLEDWKLEVAGQRVQVIKKDPKKGGILEFGTEVVSAADGSIAALLGASPGASTSVAIMLDLLKRCFAEKSSSEAWQSKLREMIPSYGKSLAKDAALLEKSRDRTARALGLNGVEV